The Acidobacteriota bacterium genome has a window encoding:
- a CDS encoding alpha/beta hydrolase, whose product MRSTLLKVLVAIGVVMVIAIIASVWMVWKRPLSVDARFSRFALGKLGMEEVSVPSPDGHVNVWIGGEGPCMVMLHGAGDQAGAWARMLKPLLDDYRVVIPDLPGHWKSDPREGPLGIDQLLSGVEVVMDSVCAGEEVMLVGNSLGAWLGMLYAHDYPARVSRLVAINGGAIKEDDPAVNLFPQNREEALETMKGLMGPATLPPPDFVLDDMVRHMNEGPASRLAGRLADPNENIETYLLDDRLDEVVVPVELVWGDADALFTLDYAQRLLDGLPRARLHLVHGCGHVPHRECPDKTLEALEAALAMPPPAIEPEEEAGE is encoded by the coding sequence GTGTGTGGATGGTCTGGAAGCGGCCACTTTCGGTGGACGCGAGATTCAGCCGCTTCGCGCTCGGCAAGCTCGGGATGGAGGAGGTTTCGGTCCCGTCTCCGGACGGCCACGTCAACGTATGGATCGGCGGTGAGGGCCCGTGCATGGTGATGCTGCACGGTGCCGGTGACCAGGCTGGAGCCTGGGCGCGGATGCTGAAGCCGCTGCTTGACGATTACCGCGTCGTCATTCCGGACCTTCCCGGCCACTGGAAGAGCGACCCGCGTGAGGGCCCGCTCGGCATCGATCAGCTCCTGTCGGGTGTCGAGGTGGTGATGGATTCGGTGTGCGCCGGTGAGGAGGTGATGCTGGTCGGTAACTCGCTCGGCGCCTGGCTCGGGATGCTCTACGCCCACGACTATCCGGCCCGGGTGTCGCGGCTGGTGGCAATCAACGGTGGCGCGATCAAGGAGGACGATCCTGCCGTCAATCTCTTCCCACAGAACCGCGAAGAGGCGCTGGAGACGATGAAGGGCCTGATGGGTCCGGCCACCCTGCCGCCGCCAGACTTCGTGCTCGACGACATGGTTCGCCACATGAATGAAGGTCCTGCGAGCCGCCTGGCGGGGCGTCTCGCGGATCCGAACGAGAACATCGAAACCTATCTGCTCGACGATCGCCTCGATGAGGTCGTCGTGCCGGTGGAGCTGGTGTGGGGTGATGCCGACGCGTTGTTCACCCTGGATTACGCCCAGCGCCTGCTCGACGGTCTGCCGAGGGCGCGGCTGCACCTCGTTCACGGGTGCGGCCACGTGCCGCATCGCGAGTGCCCCGACAAGACCCTGGAGGCGCTCGAGGCAGCGCTGGCGATGCCGCCGCCTGCAATTGAACCCGAGGAGGAAGCCGGAGAATGA